One Coffea arabica cultivar ET-39 chromosome 5e, Coffea Arabica ET-39 HiFi, whole genome shotgun sequence DNA segment encodes these proteins:
- the LOC113688031 gene encoding probable serine/threonine-protein kinase At1g54610 isoform X1: protein MGNLCGKPSSTIKDGGESPNGRKLAKASSQTDLTRAVSSRRDESFRLKKKFNSGEIKIHMIDRKLSGSRRVRDDYYDKNKENSGALGNYYPGPGSVPKGLEGEQVAAGWPSWLASAAGEAIKGWLPRKADTFEKLDKIGQGTYSSVYKARDLTRNKLVALKRVRFDNMDTESVKFMAREILILRRLDHPNVIKLEGLVASRTSSSLYLVFEYMEHDLTGLASLPGVRFSEPQVKCYMQQLLSGLDHCHTHSVLHRDIKGSNLLLDNHGCLKIADFGLATSYDRNKKIPLTSRVVTLWYRPPELLLGASHYGAAVDLWSAGCILGELYAGKPIMPGRTEVEQLHKIFKVCGSPSEEYWRKAKLPHSTVFRPQQTYKRRLTETFKDFPPAAMGLMETLLSIDPAERGSAAVALKSEFFKTEPFACDPSTLPKYPPSKEIDAKLREEEAKRQGAQGVKGSKDLRAVPVPDANAELVSSMKRNAHSKNRSELFNPHKEETSRGFPAGPPRLSKGVIETRKATLEHPPQRISYSGPLGPGSGWAMSGKKYDDISFVSNKADLSTLSGLVASRTLPSEDSREKYGSQQVEIANQVKESLNLSGEPMKKHDQKCRMENLASSRHLETGRATKGPVLQGHPSKATKIHFSGPLGVPPNKVDQMLKEHDRQLQEAVRRTRIERTRVGKVEGQEMQMTANPVYASTQGVR from the exons ATGGGAAATCTTTGTGGAAAGCCTTCTTCAACTATCAAGGATGGTGGGGAGAGTCCAAATGGAAGGAAATTAGCGAAAGCTTCGTCGCAAACGGATTTGACCAGAGCAGTTTCATCAAGGAGAGATGAAAGTTTtagattgaagaagaaattcaaTAGTGGTGAGATAAAAATTCATATGATTGATAGGAAACTGAGTGGTTCAAGAAGGGTTAGAGATGATTACTATGATAAAAATAAAGAGAATTCTGGAGCTCTTGGCAATTATTATCCAGGGCCTGGAAGTGTTCCTAAAGGTTTAGAAGGGGAACAGGTTGCTGCAGGATGGCCTTCTTGGCTTGCTTCTGCAGCTGGTGAGGCTATCAAGGGATGGCTCCCAAGAAAAGCTGATACTTTTGAGAAATTAGATAAg ATTGGTCAAGGAACTTATAGTAGTGTATACAAGGCTCGTGACCTGACACGTAATAAACTGGTTGCCCTTAAGAGAGTTCGGTTTGACAATATGGACACCGAAAGTGTGAAATTTATGGCCAGAGAGATCCTCATTTTGCGAAGGCTTGATCATCCAAATGTAATTAAGCTGGAAGGCTTGGTTGCCTCAAGGACATCTTCTAGTTTATATCTTGTTTTCGAGTACATGGAGCACGATCTAACTGGTCTGGCATCACTTCCTGGTGTTCGGTTTAGTGAACCACAG GTCAAATGTTACATGCAGCAGCTGCTAAGTGGACTTGATCATTGCCATACTCATAGTGTTCTTCATCGAGATATAAAGGGTTCAAATCTTCTACTTGACAACCATGGCTGCTTGAAGATTGCAGATTTTGGCTTGGCCACCTCTTATGATCGTAATAAAAAAATTCCATTGACAAGTCGTGTTGTGACTCTGTGGTACCGACCACCAGAACTATTACTTGGAGCAAGTCATTATGGAGCTGCAGTGGATCTATGGAGTGCTGGTTGCATTCTTGGAGAACTCTATGCTGGCAAGCCTATTATGCCTGGTAGAACAGAG GTTGAACAACttcataaaatttttaaagtttGTGGCTCACCATCAGAAGAGTATTGGAGGAAAGCAAAATTACCGCATTCAACGGTATTTAGGCCTCAGCAAACTTATAAGCGGCGTCTTACAGAAACATTTAAGGATTTTCCTCCTGCAGCTATGGGGCTAATGGAGACTTTACTTTCCATAGATCCTGCAGAACGAGGAAGTGCAGCTGTTGCCCTCAAGAGTGAG TTCTTCAAGACGGAGCCATTTGCATGTGATCCTTCAACTTTGCCCAAGTACCCACCCAGTAAGGAGATTGATGCAAAATTACGGGAAGAGGAAGCTAAAAG ACAAGGTGCTCAGGGAGTTAAGGGATCTAAAGATTTGCGAGCTGTTCCAGTACCTGATGCTAATGCTGAATTAGTTTCATCAATGAAG AGAAATGCCCATTCAAAGAATCGCAGTGAGCTGTTCAACCCCCATAAAGAAGAAACTTCCCGTGGTTTTCCTGCTGGTCCACCTAGACTATCAAAGGGCGTTATAGAGACAAGGAAAGCAACCTTGGAACATCCACCACAGAGAATCTCTTATTCTGGTCCTCTTGGTCCTGGATCTGGATGGGCAATGTCTGGAAAGAAATATGATGAtatttcatttgtttcaaataaaGCTGATTTGTCGACTTTGTCTGGATTAGTTGCATCTCGGACTTTGCCATCTGAAGATTCACGGGAAAAGTATGGCTCCCAGCAGGTAGAGATAGCAAATCAAGTAAAAGAATCTTTGAATTTATCTGGGGAACCTATGAAAAAGCATGATCAGAAATGTCGCATGGAGAATTTAGCTAGTTCTCGTCATCTAGAAACTGGAAGAGCCACAAAAGGACCAGTGCTG CAGGGTCATCCTAGCAAGGCAACCAAGATCCATTTCTCTGGTCCATTGGGCGTCCCTCCAAATAAAGTGGATCAGATGCTAAAGGAGCACGATCGGCAGCTCCAAGAAGCTGTTCGACGGACTAGGATTGAGAGGACAAGAGTAGGTAAAGTAGAGGGCCAAGAGATGCAAATGACAGCAAATCCCGTCTATGCATCCACTCAAGGCGTGAGGTAG
- the LOC113688031 gene encoding probable serine/threonine-protein kinase At1g54610 isoform X2: protein MGNLCGKPSSTIKDGGESPNGRKLAKASSQTDLTRAVSSRRDESFRLKKKFNSGEIKIHMIDRKLSGSRRVRDDYYDKNKENSGALGNYYPGPGSVPKGLEGEQVAAGWPSWLASAAGEAIKGWLPRKADTFEKLDKIGQGTYSSVYKARDLTRNKLVALKRVRFDNMDTESVKFMAREILILRRLDHPNVIKLEGLVASRTSSSLYLVFEYMEHDLTGLASLPGVRFSEPQVKCYMQQLLSGLDHCHTHSVLHRDIKGSNLLLDNHGCLKIADFGLATSYDRNKKIPLTSRVVTLWYRPPELLLGASHYGAAVDLWSAGCILGELYAGKPIMPGRTEVEQLHKIFKVCGSPSEEYWRKAKLPHSTVFRPQQTYKRRLTETFKDFPPAAMGLMETLLSIDPAERGSAAVALKSEFFKTEPFACDPSTLPKYPPSKEIDAKLREEEAKRQGAQGVKGSKDLRAVPVPDANAELVSSMKRNAHSKNRSELFNPHKEETSRGFPAGPPRLSKGVIETRKATLEHPPQRISYSGPLGPGSGWAMSGKKYDDISFVSNKADLSTLSGLVASRTLPSEDSREKYGSQQVEIANQVKESLNLSGEPMKKHDQKCRMENLASSRHLETGRATKGPVLGHPSKATKIHFSGPLGVPPNKVDQMLKEHDRQLQEAVRRTRIERTRVGKVEGQEMQMTANPVYASTQGVR, encoded by the exons ATGGGAAATCTTTGTGGAAAGCCTTCTTCAACTATCAAGGATGGTGGGGAGAGTCCAAATGGAAGGAAATTAGCGAAAGCTTCGTCGCAAACGGATTTGACCAGAGCAGTTTCATCAAGGAGAGATGAAAGTTTtagattgaagaagaaattcaaTAGTGGTGAGATAAAAATTCATATGATTGATAGGAAACTGAGTGGTTCAAGAAGGGTTAGAGATGATTACTATGATAAAAATAAAGAGAATTCTGGAGCTCTTGGCAATTATTATCCAGGGCCTGGAAGTGTTCCTAAAGGTTTAGAAGGGGAACAGGTTGCTGCAGGATGGCCTTCTTGGCTTGCTTCTGCAGCTGGTGAGGCTATCAAGGGATGGCTCCCAAGAAAAGCTGATACTTTTGAGAAATTAGATAAg ATTGGTCAAGGAACTTATAGTAGTGTATACAAGGCTCGTGACCTGACACGTAATAAACTGGTTGCCCTTAAGAGAGTTCGGTTTGACAATATGGACACCGAAAGTGTGAAATTTATGGCCAGAGAGATCCTCATTTTGCGAAGGCTTGATCATCCAAATGTAATTAAGCTGGAAGGCTTGGTTGCCTCAAGGACATCTTCTAGTTTATATCTTGTTTTCGAGTACATGGAGCACGATCTAACTGGTCTGGCATCACTTCCTGGTGTTCGGTTTAGTGAACCACAG GTCAAATGTTACATGCAGCAGCTGCTAAGTGGACTTGATCATTGCCATACTCATAGTGTTCTTCATCGAGATATAAAGGGTTCAAATCTTCTACTTGACAACCATGGCTGCTTGAAGATTGCAGATTTTGGCTTGGCCACCTCTTATGATCGTAATAAAAAAATTCCATTGACAAGTCGTGTTGTGACTCTGTGGTACCGACCACCAGAACTATTACTTGGAGCAAGTCATTATGGAGCTGCAGTGGATCTATGGAGTGCTGGTTGCATTCTTGGAGAACTCTATGCTGGCAAGCCTATTATGCCTGGTAGAACAGAG GTTGAACAACttcataaaatttttaaagtttGTGGCTCACCATCAGAAGAGTATTGGAGGAAAGCAAAATTACCGCATTCAACGGTATTTAGGCCTCAGCAAACTTATAAGCGGCGTCTTACAGAAACATTTAAGGATTTTCCTCCTGCAGCTATGGGGCTAATGGAGACTTTACTTTCCATAGATCCTGCAGAACGAGGAAGTGCAGCTGTTGCCCTCAAGAGTGAG TTCTTCAAGACGGAGCCATTTGCATGTGATCCTTCAACTTTGCCCAAGTACCCACCCAGTAAGGAGATTGATGCAAAATTACGGGAAGAGGAAGCTAAAAG ACAAGGTGCTCAGGGAGTTAAGGGATCTAAAGATTTGCGAGCTGTTCCAGTACCTGATGCTAATGCTGAATTAGTTTCATCAATGAAG AGAAATGCCCATTCAAAGAATCGCAGTGAGCTGTTCAACCCCCATAAAGAAGAAACTTCCCGTGGTTTTCCTGCTGGTCCACCTAGACTATCAAAGGGCGTTATAGAGACAAGGAAAGCAACCTTGGAACATCCACCACAGAGAATCTCTTATTCTGGTCCTCTTGGTCCTGGATCTGGATGGGCAATGTCTGGAAAGAAATATGATGAtatttcatttgtttcaaataaaGCTGATTTGTCGACTTTGTCTGGATTAGTTGCATCTCGGACTTTGCCATCTGAAGATTCACGGGAAAAGTATGGCTCCCAGCAGGTAGAGATAGCAAATCAAGTAAAAGAATCTTTGAATTTATCTGGGGAACCTATGAAAAAGCATGATCAGAAATGTCGCATGGAGAATTTAGCTAGTTCTCGTCATCTAGAAACTGGAAGAGCCACAAAAGGACCAGTGCTG GGTCATCCTAGCAAGGCAACCAAGATCCATTTCTCTGGTCCATTGGGCGTCCCTCCAAATAAAGTGGATCAGATGCTAAAGGAGCACGATCGGCAGCTCCAAGAAGCTGTTCGACGGACTAGGATTGAGAGGACAAGAGTAGGTAAAGTAGAGGGCCAAGAGATGCAAATGACAGCAAATCCCGTCTATGCATCCACTCAAGGCGTGAGGTAG
- the LOC113688032 gene encoding thymidine kinase a-like has protein sequence MNSRLLISRMMMKYSRVLSYPCFSKPTTTMTIIPVNHSLQNQNPIFSHHRHPNPTTNFRFFPASVHGKTPLQNRPTHHHQQHNHKNVNIMEPAAPVGEIHVIVGPMFAGKTTTLLRRIQTESTNGRSVAVIKSNKDTRYALDSIVTHDGEKLPCWPMADLSSFRQKLGPEAYDKLEVIGIDEAQFFEDLHDFCRKAADHDGKTVIVAGLDGDYLRRSFGSVLEVIPLADSVTKLTARCELCGKRAFFTLRKTEETETELIAGAEVYMPVCRKHYVSGQVIKEAAKKVLESEQVPCAAVL, from the exons ATGAATTCTAGGCTATTGATTTCAAGAATGATGATGAAATATTCAAGGGTTCTCAGCTACCCATGTTTCTCCAAACCCACTACAACTATGACCATCATCCCTGTAAATCATTCCCTCCAAAATCAAAATCCCATCTTTTCCCACCATCGGCACCCCAACCCCACAACAAATTTCCGGTTTTTTCCTGCTTCTGTTCATGGTAAAACCCCCTTGCAAAACCGCCCTACTCATCATCATCAACAGCATAATCATAAAAACGTGAATATTATGGAACCCGCTGCTCCGGTGGGTGAAATTCACGTAATTGTGGGTCCCATGTTTGCTGGTAAAACTACCACCCTTCTAAGGAGGATTCAGACTGAGAGCACgaatggaag AAGTGTTGCAGTAATAAAATCAAACAAGGATACTAGATATGCATTGGATTCAATTGTGACGCATGATGGAGAAAAATTACCATGCTGGCCAATGGCGGATCTTTCATCATTCAGACAGAAACTTGGTCCTGAGGCATATGATAAG CTAGAAGTAATTGGTATAGACGAAGCACAGTTTTTCGAAGACCTTCATGATTTCTGTCGGAAAGCTGCTGACCATGATGGCAAGACTGTAATAGTTGCTGGGCTGGATGGGGACTATTTAAG GAGAAGTTTTGGGTCCGTTCTTGAAGTTATACCCCTTGCTGACTCTGTAACCAAGTTAACTGCTCGGTGTGAGCTCTGTGGTAAACGTGCTTTCTTTACATTGAGAAAGACAGAGGAGACTGAAACAGAACTAATTGCTGGCGCTGAAGTATATATGCCCGTTTGTCGAAAACATTATGTTAGCGGACAAGTGATCAAAGAAGCAGCAAAGAAGGTCCTCGAATCTGAACAGGTTCCATGTGCTGCAGTTTTATAG
- the LOC113688538 gene encoding uncharacterized protein produces the protein MAGATAKFRQNFAQNKMDKFYGDQESFTELIFGFIEEFSEDSSESSCSSTFEFDDRAIIDEDVDEDENFSIVEESKAFWESQEDLLQTALCRTTSIEKKIRQATKEAVRDISSVGLDCACEKMVGNSCEICLKKEICNRLRNAGYNCVVCKSKWRKSPEIPSGEHTYLEVVQNSKGAKGEVKIIVELNFRAQFEMARASEEYNRLINQLPEIFVGKFLRLQNLVKILCAASKKCMRERKMHIAPWRKYKYVLAKWHGSPDQQKVAPILSPVSHLGRATRPRTSMLTFDLVGSLQGIQCTTMIKVV, from the exons ATGGCTGGAGCAACGGCTAAATTTCGCCAAAATTTTGCCCAGAACAAGATGGACAAGTTTTATGGTGATCAAGAAAGTTTTACCGAATTAATTTTTGGGTtcattgaggaattttctgagGATTCATCTGAGAGTTCCTGCAGCTCTACCTTTGAGTTTGACGATAGAGCTATAATTGACGAAGATGTTGATGAGGATGAGAATTTTTCCATCGTCGAGGAGTCCAAAGCTTTCTGGGAATCCCAGGAAGATCTTCTCCAG ACAGCTCTGTGTAGGACTACTTCTATTGAAAAGAAAATCAGGCAGGCAACAAAGGAAGCTGTGAGGGATATAAGTTCAGTTGGTTTGGATTGTGCTTGTGAGAAAATGGTTGGCAATAGTTGTGAGATTTGTTTGAAGAAGGAAATCTGCAATCGCCTTCGAAATGCTGGATATAATTGTGTTGTTTGCAAGTCCAAGTGGAGAAAGTCGCCAGAAATTCCATCAG GCGAGCACACCTATTTGGAAGTGGTGCAAAACTCAAAAGGTGCTAAAGGAGAAGTGAAGATAATTGTTGAGCTGAATTTTAGAGCCCAATTTGAGATGGCTAGAGCAAGCGAAGAATACAACCGGTTAATCAACCAATTACCCGAAATTTTTGTTGGGAAATTTCTAAGACTACAAAATCTAGTAAAGATCTTATGTGCTGCATCCAAGAAATGCATGAGGGAGAGAAAAATGCACATTGCTCCATGGAGGAAGTATAAGTATGTGCTAGCTAAATGGCACGGCTCACCGGATCAACAAAAAGTGGCTCCAATTTTGTCGCCCGTTAGTCACTTGGGTCGGGCAACGAGGCCAAGAACCTCGATGCTTACTTTTGATTTGGTTGGTAGTTTACAGGGAATACAATGTACCACAATGATCAAAGTAGTATGA
- the LOC113687572 gene encoding uncharacterized protein — MAAINKIQVVSKEMLGQIAAKNGDTNLYEPRDAGEMIFHFFDEVEEFSSGSSSCGSSSTGFDGKEGVYHEVEEEDDEAAAVDTAENSSKAEVAKAFWDSQEELLLSTLRRTTSFELKIRKATKEAIMELNATGVNCVCQKRAVDGCRKCMRKGVCDRLQKGGFSCTICKSKWKSSQGIPAGEHTYMEVVQDTGPKRSELKVIIELNFKSEFMMARGCEEYNRLLERLPDVYVGKTERLKTLTKILCSASKKCMKENKMHMAPWRKHKYMQAKWLGKPEKQPTLILPELHMEIRPSRPKASMLTFDFSDNLKILHPATMIKVL; from the exons ATGGCCGCCATTAACAAAATTCAAGTGGTTTCCAAAGAAATGTTAGGGCAAATAGCAGCAAAAAATGGTGATACCAATCTTTATGAACCCCGAGATGCCGGGGAAATGATTTTTCACTTCTTTGATGAAGTTGAGGAGTTTTCATCTGGTAGTTCATCATGTGGTTCTTCTAGCACTGGCTTTGATGGTAAAGAAGGCGTTTATCATGAGGTTGAGGAGGAGGACGACGAGGCAGCAGCTGTCGACACCGCAGAAAATAGTTCTAAGGCTGAGGTGGCTAAAGCTTTTTGGGACTCACAAGAGGAGCTTTTGCTG TCAACTTTACGTCGGACCACGTCTTTTGAATTAAAAATCAGGAAGGCAACAAAGGAAGCTATAATGGAGTTAAATGCCACTGGTGTTAATTGTGTCTGCCAGAAAAGGGCTGTTGATGGCTGCCGGAAATGTATGCGAAAAGGAGTCTGTGATCGGCTTCAGAAAGGTGGATTTAGTTGCACCATTTGCAAGTCCAAGTGGAAAAGCTCACAGGGGATTCCAGCCG GGGAGCATACCTACATGGAAGTAGTTCAAGATACAGGACCTAAAAGAAGTGAATTGAAGGTGATCATTGAGTTGAATTTCAAGTCAGAATTCATGATGGCAAGAGGTTGTGAGGAATATAACCGGCTACTTGAACGATTGCCCGATGTATACGTTGGAAAGACTGAAAGACTCAAAACTCTGACCAAAATACTGTGTTCTGCATCAAAGAAGTGCATGAAGGAGAATAAAATGCATATGGCACCATGGAGGAAGCATAAATACATGCAAGCTAAGTGGCTTGGCAAACCTGAAAAGCAACCAACATTAATCTTGCCTGAACTGCATATGGAAATCAGGCCATCAAGGCCCAAGGCCTCCATGCTTACCTTTGACTTTTCGGATAATTTGAAAATCTTGCACCCTGCAACCATGATTAAAGTCTTGTAG